The Canis lupus baileyi chromosome 5, mCanLup2.hap1, whole genome shotgun sequence region ggGGCCAGTCAGGTGTTCTCTCCCATGGTGGTCGCATCTCCCCTTCATAACCCTCAATGGCCTTTTACCTGCCCAGGCCCTCAGCCTCAGGGACGTACTTTCTTACCACTGTGCAGGACACGCCTGATGCACGAGTGCCAAATGCACACAATCGTGCTCCGAGGTggtgtccccatttcacagatgaggaaactgaggcacaggggatCTCAGTGTCTTGTCCAGTTAATTAGTGGTAGGAATGTCTACATAAAATAGCACATAATCCTGGCATTACAGCCCTCAGAGAAATGGCCTGTTAGGCAGGTCATCCCTTGTGGAGGCTGTTTACAAGCGCTGAGGTGAGGTTGATGCCATTGCCATTGAGAGGCTATGGTGACCTGGATGGTGGTGATGTCTGTCACCAGTTAATTATGTCAGCTCAGATCGGAGTAGTGGCCTTGGGTGGTCATATGAGGACGGAGAGAACCAACTCCCCCAGACCTGGGGCATCCAGCCTAGAATTCACCTGCGGGAAGCCCCTTCCAGGTGGGCTCAGAGTACCGAGGCTGGATTGAAGGTGAGCGGTCGGGGTTCCAGGAGACAGTGCGTCTCGGGGGAGTGCGGCAGCCTGCGGCAGTGGACAGTCACAGAGAGGCGACCTTGGGCCTCTGGTAGGGAAGGGATGGTGCAAGATCCCTCCCCGGGGGGCCAGGGCGGCCACAGGGAAAGCAGTCCTTCGCCTTCTTGGCACCGTACCAGGAATGGTCTCCTAGAGGACTCAGGCAGGTGAGCCGCATTTCCAGCGCAAGCCTGTCTCAACCACTATCCTACGGGTCAGGGTGGGGACCCAGGTCATggcagagaagcagccagcgGGGCGGGAGGCTGAGTCTCCCCAGATGAGAGGTCCCTGGCTTCAGGGCAGGCCCAGGTGCGGGTGGTGAGGGCCCGGCCCAGCCCCAGGGTCCCTgctgtctccctccccagggcacaagcgggggagccctgggggaggggcgCGGACAGTGCTCTCCCCTACGGAAAGGGCAAGTAGCGtcctgggggatggagggagacgAGCCCCCCCTGCAGGTGCGGCCCCCCTCCGGGGCCTGGGGGTGGCGGGCCTGGAGGCAGAGCCGCCGTTCATGGGCCTCGCCCGCCCTCTGGCGGCCACGGCGCGGAGCTGCATGGCGTCCCGCACGGGTGTCAGGCGGGCTCTGTCCGCAGAGACGCCAGTCTGAGGGCGGAGGCGGGGTCCTGCGCCCGCCTCATCACAGAGCCGCCTGCCCGATGGCGGAGACGCCCCCAGGCCCTGGTCGGACGGCACAGCGCCTCAGCCGTCTTTCGGTTCGAGGAaacctgtttcctcttctgctaGCCGGGTTCTCCCCCGCGGGGGGCAAAGCCCTGGCCGGGAATCGCATCCACCTGCCGCGGACTAGCTGTGTGACCGGGAAGCCACGTCGCCTCTCGGGCCGCAGTGTCGTCTTCTGCCAgcggccgggcgggggggggggtcctggagGGCTGAGCGGTCCAGCCCCgcgctggggggcggggcggggggggcggcctGGTCCTCACGCGCCCCGCGTGGCGCAGGTGGCCGTCGTGGTGACGGACGGGAGGCCCCAGGACAGCGTGCGGGACGTGTCTGCACGGGCCCGGGCCAGCGGCATCGAGCTGTTCGCCATCGGCGTGGGCCGCGTGGACAAGGCCACGCTGCGGCAGATCGCCAGCGAGCCGCAGGAGGAGCACGTGGACTACGTGGAGAGCTACGGCGTCATCCAGAAGCTGTCCAAGAAGTTCCAGGAGGCCCTCTGCGGtgcgccggggggcggggccggcggggcgggggcggggcctcggggcggggccggcggggagggggcggggcctcgggcctcggggcggggcgggggcggggcctcgggcctcCGGGCGGGgcaggggacggggagggggcggggcctcgggcctcggggcggggcgggggcggggccggggagggggcgtggccggcgggcggggaggggcctcgggcctcggggcggggcgggggcggggccggcgggcgggggcggggccggggccgggagggggcgtggccggcgggcggggcggggcctcgggcctcggggcggggcggggcaggggacCGGGAGGGCCCGGCGGAGTCAGATACCGGGCGAGGCGAGCGAGTCCCCACGGGGCTGGCCGGTGGTCccggccctgggctgggggcctggggctcgGACCTCATCCGGTTGGGGGCCTCGGTTTCCCAGAGTGTGTGAAGGTCCACCCTGGCTGGGATGTCCAAGGCCGTGTGGCCGTGAGATTCTGAGCCTCCTCTTGCGCCTGCAGTGGTGTCCGACCTGTGTGCCACGGGAGACCACGACTGTGAGCAGGTGTGCCTCAGCTCCCCCGGCTCCTACACCTGCGCCTGTCGGGAGGGCTTCACCTTGAACAGCGACGGCAAGACGTGCAACGGTCAGTGGCCTGGACGCAGCCCAGCCGGGGGAaggcggggaggggagagaatgGGGCTTGGCCACTCTCCAGGAAGCCCATTCGAGCCTCTCTGTACTTTGCTTCTGGACTAGTCTGCAGAAATGATAGATGCTTTCTAGAACTTGGTGTCTGCAGGAAATTATCTTCTGACTTCTGTCCCTCTTTTTGTCACGGTGGGTGGAGGGTTTAATATGGCAGAAGGAGTTTTATAGCTTGAGTTCAAATCTTGGCCCCACTCCTGAGCTGTTCAATTTGATGGCTTCGGGAGCTTCTGTTTCCAACACCACAACCTTGGCTTTGTAGAGGGAGTTTTGAGGATAAAAATGGGATGGGATAATCCTCCCTATTGAGCTTGGTGTGTGATGGGTTCCTGACTATGAGTGGCCCCTATGCTTCATCTCCTCGCCTTCCTACCCTTCCCAGTCTGCAGTGGCGGTGGTGGCAGCTCGGCCACTGACTTGGTCTTCCTCATTGATGGATCCAAAAGTGTGCGGCCAGAGAACTTTGAGCTGGTGAAGAAGTTCATTAACCAGATCGTGGACACGCTGGACGTGTCAGACAAATTGGCACAAGTGGGGCTGGTGCAGTACTCAAGCTCCGTCCGCCAGGAGTTCCCGCTGGGCCGCTTCCACACGAAGAAGGACATTAAGGCGGCTGTGCGGAACATGTCGTACATGGAGAAGGGCACCAtgaccggggctgccctcaagtaCCTCATCGACAATTCCTTCACTGTGTCCAGCGGGGCTAGGCCTGGGGCTCAGAAGGTGGGCATCGTCTTCACGGATGGCCGGAGCCAGGACTACATTAATGATGCTGCCAAGAAAGCCAAGGACCTTGGTAGGTGATGCCTGGACCCTGAACACCACTGATGGCCGGGAGCACGTATGGAACAGCTCAACTGGAGTTTATTCTGTTAGTAGTGCCCTAAACCTCACTTCAGTATGAA contains the following coding sequences:
- the MATN1 gene encoding cartilage matrix protein; translation: MRLISGTSLVLCGLLLLLQVPCTLGLAPQSRGHLCRTRPTDLVFVVDSSRSVRPVEFEKVKVFLSQVIESLDVGPNATRVGVVNYASAVKQEFPLRAHGSKAALLQAVRRIQPLSTGTMTGLAIQFAITKAFGDAEGGRARSPDISKVAVVVTDGRPQDSVRDVSARARASGIELFAIGVGRVDKATLRQIASEPQEEHVDYVESYGVIQKLSKKFQEALCVVSDLCATGDHDCEQVCLSSPGSYTCACREGFTLNSDGKTCNVCSGGGGSSATDLVFLIDGSKSVRPENFELVKKFINQIVDTLDVSDKLAQVGLVQYSSSVRQEFPLGRFHTKKDIKAAVRNMSYMEKGTMTGAALKYLIDNSFTVSSGARPGAQKVGIVFTDGRSQDYINDAAKKAKDLGFKMFAVGVGNAVEDELREIASEPVAEHYFYTADFKTINQIGKRLQKKICVEEDLCACESIVKFQTKVEGLLQALTRKLEAVSKRLAVLENRVV